A portion of the Candidatus Parvarchaeota archaeon genome contains these proteins:
- the rplM gene encoding 50S ribosomal protein L13 encodes MKTIDGTNLIMGRLCAQVAKELLKGEKVAITNPDKIVISGSLAYLTEKYSQRRTIKNKANPMHKPKWPRLPNLMLRKVISGMLPKKTSRGKAAMKNLKVYPAGMSLGDAQTVKGIDGSMLERSTTLGQVCRRLGWNA; translated from the coding sequence ATGAAAACAATTGACGGGACAAACCTGATTATGGGAAGGCTTTGCGCACAGGTTGCAAAGGAGCTTCTAAAGGGGGAAAAGGTTGCGATAACCAACCCCGACAAGATTGTGATTTCAGGAAGCCTTGCATACCTGACTGAAAAATACTCGCAGAGAAGGACTATCAAGAACAAGGCAAACCCGATGCACAAGCCAAAATGGCCCAGGCTTCCAAACCTGATGCTTCGCAAGGTGATTAGCGGCATGCTGCCAAAAAAAACCTCACGTGGCAAGGCTGCCATGAAAAACCTGAAGGTATACCCTGCAGGCATGAGCCTTGGCGATGCACAGACCGTCAAGGGCATTGACGGGTCGATGCTGGAAAGGTCGACAACGCTTGGGCAGGTTTGCAGAAGGCTTGGATGGAACGCTTAA
- a CDS encoding 50S ribosomal protein L18e, with amino-acid sequence MKKGPENIELVTLVKELSKASVAPIYKMVAHELSAPKRKRAAVNIGKLSHLTDAGETVLVPGKVLSSGTLKHKITVAAFSFSGAAKAAIESVGGRMLTIGQLLKENPKGTGVAIIK; translated from the coding sequence ATGAAAAAAGGACCTGAAAACATAGAATTGGTAACGCTTGTAAAGGAGCTCTCAAAGGCTTCTGTTGCTCCGATATATAAGATGGTTGCCCATGAATTGTCTGCGCCAAAAAGGAAAAGGGCCGCGGTAAACATAGGGAAGCTGTCGCACCTTACTGACGCCGGCGAGACTGTTTTGGTTCCAGGAAAAGTCTTAAGCTCCGGAACGCTAAAGCATAAGATAACGGTTGCCGCGTTTTCATTTTCAGGGGCCGCAAAGGCTGCGATTGAAAGCGTGGGGGGAAGGATGCTTACAATAGGGCAGCTGCTCAAGGAGAACCCAAAGGGCACAGGCGTGGCGATTATCAAGTAA
- a CDS encoding DNA-directed RNA polymerase subunit D, whose amino-acid sequence MKVTIKKETEKTLEFELQESTVSFANMVRRIAIGQVPVYAIKSVVVYENRSTMFDEYLANRLGLIPLTTPQKVKEEEVLFSLDATGPCTVYSKDMKNYDDSVKVANTKIPILKLDEGQSIRVECKASAGTGREHSRHQPGLVAYNQVSEGEFAFKVETFAQMPAREMMARAAQIANDKCNQLLELVVEAGKKD is encoded by the coding sequence ATGAAAGTCACGATAAAAAAGGAAACTGAAAAAACCCTGGAATTTGAATTGCAGGAGTCGACAGTGTCGTTTGCAAACATGGTGCGAAGGATTGCAATAGGTCAGGTGCCTGTGTACGCGATAAAAAGCGTTGTCGTATACGAAAACCGCTCAACAATGTTTGACGAGTATCTTGCAAACAGGCTTGGGCTCATACCGCTGACAACACCACAAAAAGTAAAGGAAGAGGAGGTCCTCTTCTCGCTTGACGCCACCGGCCCGTGCACTGTTTATTCCAAGGACATGAAAAATTATGACGACAGCGTCAAAGTCGCAAACACAAAAATTCCAATCCTGAAGCTCGATGAGGGCCAGAGCATTAGGGTTGAATGCAAGGCATCGGCAGGGACAGGCAGGGAGCATTCGCGCCACCAGCCAGGCCTTGTGGCATATAACCAGGTAAGCGAGGGTGAATTTGCATTCAAAGTAGAGACTTTCGCGCAGATGCCTGCCCGCGAGATGATGGCAAGGGCCGCGCAAATCGCAAACGACAAATGCAACCAGTTGCTGGAGCTTGTAGTGGAGGCGGGAAAGAAAGATTGA
- a CDS encoding 30S ribosomal protein S11: protein MVAKQDAKETAVVAKDVAVAETTVQKKEPVAQAAAPAQTQAAVQQPERPAYRPREMRWAVAHVYSSKNDTIITVTDISGAETVAKGSGGMMVKADREEGKPYAAIQAASKVVNELKNRGINGVHIYIRAPGGHGVKTPGAGAQAVVRSIARMGIRIGKIEDVTPIPTDTTKRPGGNRGRRV, encoded by the coding sequence ATGGTCGCAAAGCAAGATGCAAAAGAGACCGCAGTAGTGGCAAAGGATGTGGCAGTGGCTGAAACAACAGTCCAGAAAAAGGAGCCGGTGGCGCAAGCTGCGGCTCCGGCCCAAACCCAGGCAGCAGTACAGCAGCCTGAAAGGCCAGCATACAGGCCGCGGGAAATGAGATGGGCAGTGGCTCACGTCTATTCTTCAAAGAACGATACCATAATTACAGTCACGGACATATCTGGCGCCGAGACTGTTGCAAAGGGCTCAGGCGGCATGATGGTCAAGGCCGACAGGGAGGAGGGAAAACCTTATGCGGCAATACAGGCTGCCTCAAAGGTCGTCAACGAGCTGAAAAACCGAGGCATCAACGGAGTTCATATTTACATACGGGCGCCTGGCGGCCACGGGGTCAAGACTCCCGGCGCAGGAGCGCAGGCAGTGGTAAGATCTATTGCAAGGATGGGCATAAGGATTGGCAAGATTGAAGATGTAACGCCTATTCCAACTGACACGACAAAAAGGCCTGGCGGCAACAGAGGCAGAAGGGTTTAG
- a CDS encoding 30S ribosomal protein S4: protein MGDPRKLKSKHETPRKIWDETRIKEESKLIGEYGLKNTRELWVALASLKQLRREARRLLSLGGEGQKNSQQVLLKLQRLGIGKDVTSAEQILTLTVRDFLERRLQTRVLKLGLARSAKQARQLITHGFIAVNGRRTTAPSYMIPKSLEASIALYKKIDITPRGNEQKAAAQKQPEQAQQEPAQPQAA, encoded by the coding sequence ATGGGAGACCCGAGAAAACTGAAAAGCAAGCATGAAACCCCAAGGAAGATTTGGGATGAAACGCGCATTAAGGAAGAGTCAAAGCTGATAGGAGAATACGGGCTTAAAAACACCAGGGAACTTTGGGTTGCGCTGGCTTCCCTAAAGCAGCTGAGGCGTGAGGCTCGAAGGCTTCTTTCGCTTGGAGGAGAGGGACAGAAAAATTCACAGCAGGTTCTCCTCAAACTCCAGAGGCTTGGCATTGGAAAGGATGTTACAAGCGCAGAGCAGATACTTACGCTTACAGTGAGGGACTTTTTGGAGCGAAGGCTGCAGACAAGGGTGCTCAAGCTGGGGCTGGCAAGAAGCGCAAAGCAGGCAAGGCAGCTGATTACCCACGGGTTTATCGCAGTCAACGGAAGGAGGACTACGGCCCCAAGTTATATGATTCCAAAGTCACTTGAGGCAAGCATAGCGCTTTACAAAAAAATTGACATAACCCCAAGGGGCAATGAGCAAAAGGCTGCGGCACAAAAGCAGCCGGAGCAAGCGCAGCAGGAACCAGCACAGCCACAGGCAGCATGA
- a CDS encoding 30S ribosomal protein S13, giving the protein MPTVAPSGRELKGIVRISGKDMRGNTPLSVAITKVKGIGFNSGRPLAKAVLDALKMPPTTLIGELTEQEMQALENVITHPMDFGLPAYLLNRRKDRISGANRHLIGTDLTFAIAQDIEHEKEIYTWKGYRHAYGQKVRGQHSRTTGRTGMSVGVLRKSVMAKMGGAAAAPGAAAPGAAAPATQAGAAAKPAAPKATAAPSPAAAKQEPKK; this is encoded by the coding sequence ATGCCAACTGTTGCCCCTTCAGGCAGGGAGCTCAAGGGCATTGTCAGGATTTCAGGAAAGGACATGAGGGGAAACACGCCGCTTTCTGTTGCAATCACAAAAGTCAAGGGCATTGGATTCAACAGCGGCAGGCCGCTTGCAAAAGCAGTATTGGATGCACTTAAGATGCCCCCAACCACGCTGATTGGCGAGCTTACTGAGCAGGAGATGCAAGCTCTTGAAAACGTAATTACGCACCCGATGGATTTTGGGCTGCCAGCATATTTGCTGAACAGGAGGAAGGACAGGATAAGCGGGGCAAACAGGCACCTGATTGGAACTGACCTGACATTTGCAATTGCACAGGACATTGAGCACGAAAAGGAGATTTATACCTGGAAGGGCTACAGGCACGCTTATGGCCAAAAAGTAAGGGGCCAACACTCCAGGACAACAGGAAGGACCGGCATGTCGGTAGGTGTGCTTAGAAAGTCTGTCATGGCAAAGATGGGAGGCGCAGCGGCTGCGCCCGGTGCAGCGGCACCTGGAGCGGCTGCGCCAGCAACACAGGCCGGAGCGGCTGCAAAACCAGCTGCCCCTAAAGCTACGGCTGCGCCAAGTCCGGCAGCTGCAAAGCAAGAGCCTAAAAAATAA
- a CDS encoding RNA-guided pseudouridylation complex pseudouridine synthase subunit Cbf5: MITKPHQQTDPAFGKPPQQRSVEQLLECGIVYVDKPCGHSSHEISAYVKKILGAGKAGHPGTLDPEVSGVLPVGIGTGTRIIGHLAHDKKEYVGIMRTKKCIDAKSISKLFEKFTGTIKQIPPKMSAVRKRMRDRKVYYLNLAEYEVNDYLFQVGCQAGTYIRTLCSDMGKEIGGAQLHELRRISVGNITEQDCCTLQLLSDAYWEYRQHGREDAIRALVRTPESVIGAKSVVVKDSAVDSVCSGAALCVPGVAAADEGIMAGEEVAIKTLKGELVGFGIASMASSQILHNSAGVAVRTDSVVMKKGIYPKACGAMKK; this comes from the coding sequence ATGATAACCAAGCCGCACCAGCAGACAGACCCGGCGTTTGGAAAACCACCGCAGCAGCGAAGTGTTGAGCAGCTGCTTGAGTGCGGAATTGTTTATGTTGACAAGCCGTGCGGGCACTCGAGCCATGAGATTAGTGCGTATGTGAAAAAAATCCTCGGAGCCGGAAAGGCGGGCCATCCCGGGACGCTTGACCCCGAAGTTTCTGGGGTTCTTCCGGTTGGGATAGGCACTGGAACCCGCATAATCGGACATCTGGCCCATGACAAAAAAGAGTATGTTGGAATAATGCGCACAAAAAAATGCATTGATGCAAAATCCATATCAAAATTGTTTGAAAAATTTACCGGCACCATTAAGCAAATCCCGCCAAAAATGTCGGCGGTGAGAAAGAGAATGCGGGATAGGAAGGTTTATTACCTTAATCTGGCAGAATATGAGGTTAACGACTACCTATTTCAAGTAGGGTGCCAGGCTGGCACATATATCAGAACCTTGTGTTCTGACATGGGAAAAGAAATCGGCGGCGCGCAGCTTCATGAGCTTCGCCGTATTTCCGTTGGCAATATCACGGAGCAGGATTGCTGCACGCTGCAGCTGCTTAGTGACGCTTATTGGGAGTACCGGCAGCATGGCAGGGAAGATGCGATAAGGGCCCTTGTAAGGACCCCCGAATCGGTGATTGGCGCAAAATCGGTAGTCGTCAAAGACTCCGCGGTTGACTCGGTTTGCAGCGGCGCCGCCCTTTGCGTTCCGGGTGTTGCCGCAGCCGACGAGGGCATAATGGCCGGGGAAGAGGTTGCCATCAAGACCCTCAAAGGTGAATTGGTGGGCTTTGGGATTGCCTCGATGGCAAGCAGCCAGATTTTGCACAATTCTGCAGGAGTCGCCGTGAGGACAGACTCAGTGGTTATGAAGAAGGGTATTTACCCAAAAGCCTGCGGGGCGATGAAAAAATAA
- a CDS encoding 50S ribosomal protein L14e codes for MPAIEVGRVCIKTAGRRSGKKAVVIKIMDRNFVQVLVQGSKKQARCSIRHLEPTQKVLSDTSDAAIGKELSA; via the coding sequence ATGCCGGCAATTGAAGTAGGCAGGGTATGCATTAAGACTGCTGGAAGGCGGAGTGGAAAAAAGGCAGTTGTGATCAAAATAATGGACAGGAATTTTGTTCAGGTGCTTGTGCAAGGCTCAAAAAAGCAGGCAAGGTGCTCAATAAGGCATCTTGAGCCGACGCAAAAGGTCCTGTCAGACACAAGCGACGCGGCCATAGGCAAGGAACTCTCCGCATGA